From one Triticum aestivum cultivar Chinese Spring chromosome 4B, IWGSC CS RefSeq v2.1, whole genome shotgun sequence genomic stretch:
- the LOC123094983 gene encoding chemocyanin, whose product MAMAQGRGSAAQGFALGLLVLCLLLGADTAGAATYNVDWSFASGSWPIGKSFRAGDVLVFSYNPAVHNVVAVDAGGYNSCRGSGATHTYTSGSDHVPLVPGTNYFICSLSSHCGLGMKMAVTAN is encoded by the exons ATGGCTATGGCTCAGGGAAGAGGCAGtgcggcgcagggcttcgccctcGGCTTGCTAGTGCTGTGCCTCCTCCTCGGCGCCGacaccgccggcgccgccacctACAACGTCGACTGGTCGTTCGCCTCCGGCAGCTGGCCCATCGGCAAGAGCTTCCGCGCAGGGGACGTCCTCG TGTTCAGCTACAACCCGGCCGTGCACAACGTGGTGGCGGTGGACGCCGGCGGCTACAACAGCTGCCGGGGCTCCGGCGCGACGCACACCTACACCTCGGGGAGCGACCACGTCCCGCTCGTCCCCGGGACGAACTACTTCATCTGCAGCCTCAGCAGCCACTGCGGGCTCGGGATGAAGATGGCCGTCACTGCAAACTGA